In Streptomyces sp. NBC_00091, the following proteins share a genomic window:
- a CDS encoding YceI family protein, with product METAGGAGSHTSATLTLPPTARLLSCRVLDTVHQPVRQAKFEVTDPIGRRVVSGETDPYGGFTAAMPEGEYRLSVTAEGYAPFHGATLVGDPAQPGTAEIILDAVEPPLLPQPGHWELDPRHSSIGFTARHIGFARIHGRFTTFAGAVRIAERMEDSSMHVIIDAASIDTGLRMRDDHLRSADFLDAARHPRVEFYSERFIHRSGSRWAVAGALTLHGVSRTVTLDTQYLGHGTGLEGEPRAACRATAELNRGDFALNWQSILAQGIAAIGPSVEVELDVQIVHKA from the coding sequence ATGGAGACGGCCGGCGGTGCCGGTTCGCATACATCCGCGACTCTGACACTGCCGCCTACGGCGCGGCTGTTGAGCTGCCGGGTACTCGACACGGTCCACCAGCCGGTCCGCCAGGCCAAGTTCGAGGTCACCGACCCGATCGGCCGACGGGTCGTCAGCGGGGAGACGGATCCCTACGGGGGGTTCACGGCGGCCATGCCGGAGGGCGAGTACCGGCTCTCCGTCACCGCCGAGGGGTACGCGCCGTTCCACGGGGCGACGCTGGTGGGGGACCCGGCGCAGCCCGGCACGGCGGAGATCATCCTCGACGCGGTGGAGCCGCCGCTGCTGCCGCAGCCCGGTCACTGGGAGCTCGACCCGAGGCATTCGTCGATCGGCTTCACCGCCCGGCACATCGGCTTCGCCCGGATCCACGGCCGGTTCACGACCTTCGCCGGCGCGGTGCGGATAGCGGAGCGCATGGAGGACTCCTCCATGCACGTGATCATCGACGCGGCGAGCATCGACACCGGGCTGCGGATGCGGGACGACCACCTGCGGTCCGCGGACTTCCTGGACGCGGCCCGGCACCCGCGGGTGGAGTTCTACAGCGAGCGGTTCATCCACCGCAGCGGCAGCCGCTGGGCGGTCGCCGGCGCCCTCACCCTCCACGGCGTCAGCCGTACGGTGACCCTGGACACCCAGTACCTGGGCCACGGCACGGGCCTGGAGGGCGAACCGCGGGCCGCCTGCCGGGCCACGGCCGAGCTGAACCGCGGGGACTTCGCCCTGAACTGGCAGTCGATCCTGGCGCAGGGGATCGCGGCGATCGGTCCGAGCGTGGAAGTGGAGCTGGACGTACAGATCGTCCACAAGGCGTAG
- the rpsT gene encoding 30S ribosomal protein S20: MANIKSQIKRNKTNEKARLRNKAVKSSLKTAIRKAREAVLAGDVEKATVASRAAARALDKAVSKGVIHKNAAANKKSALATKVASLQG, from the coding sequence GTGGCGAACATCAAGTCCCAGATCAAGCGGAACAAGACGAACGAGAAGGCGCGCCTGCGCAACAAGGCCGTCAAGTCCTCGCTCAAGACCGCGATCCGCAAGGCCCGCGAGGCCGTCCTCGCCGGTGACGTCGAGAAGGCCACCGTGGCTTCCCGCGCCGCCGCGCGTGCGCTCGACAAGGCTGTCTCGAAGGGTGTCATCCACAAGAACGCCGCCGCCAACAAGAAGTCGGCGCTGGCCACCAAGGTTGCCTCCCTTCAGGGCTGA
- a CDS encoding ComEA family DNA-binding protein, protein MRRRAEALLAGGSPAARERESGAVPGVPEEAGALRVADPPPDVEPWLGAYPRAWPDPVPLDPVPLDPVPLGGVGVPGGVDPAVVPGGSVAAREAVGVLGVGAAGRLALRERLPVWVQVRCGVEPRTVAAVAVVLVLAVGFAAQQYWSGRPQPVTAPAVVTPAPAPAPPAASGAPGGGEGARIVVDVGGKVRDPGLRRLPSGSRVEDALAAAGGVRPGTDTTGLNRARVLVDGEQVLVGATAQPPPGGPGPGAGAGAGPLSLGSATVEQLDGLPGVGPVLARNIVDFRTARGGFRAVEDLRQVDGIGERRFAELRRLVRP, encoded by the coding sequence GTGCGACGCAGGGCGGAGGCCCTGCTTGCGGGGGGCTCGCCGGCGGCCCGGGAGCGGGAGTCCGGTGCCGTACCCGGGGTGCCGGAGGAGGCCGGGGCCCTGCGGGTGGCCGATCCGCCGCCTGATGTGGAGCCGTGGCTGGGGGCCTATCCGCGGGCCTGGCCGGATCCGGTCCCGCTGGATCCGGTTCCGCTGGATCCGGTTCCGCTGGGTGGGGTGGGTGTGCCGGGTGGGGTGGATCCGGCCGTGGTGCCCGGCGGGTCCGTTGCGGCGCGGGAGGCGGTGGGGGTGCTGGGGGTCGGGGCCGCGGGGCGGCTGGCCCTGCGGGAGCGGCTGCCGGTGTGGGTGCAGGTCCGGTGCGGGGTGGAGCCGCGGACGGTGGCCGCCGTGGCGGTGGTGCTGGTGCTCGCGGTGGGCTTCGCCGCCCAGCAGTACTGGTCGGGCCGGCCGCAGCCGGTGACGGCCCCTGCCGTGGTCACCCCGGCGCCGGCTCCGGCTCCGCCGGCGGCGTCGGGAGCGCCGGGCGGGGGTGAGGGCGCCCGCATCGTGGTGGACGTCGGCGGCAAGGTCCGCGATCCCGGTCTGCGGCGGCTGCCCAGCGGCTCGCGGGTGGAGGACGCGCTGGCCGCCGCCGGGGGAGTGCGGCCGGGCACCGACACCACCGGGCTCAACCGGGCCCGGGTGCTGGTGGACGGCGAACAGGTGCTGGTGGGGGCCACCGCGCAGCCGCCTCCGGGCGGGCCGGGCCCCGGTGCGGGTGCCGGGGCCGGTCCGCTGAGCCTCGGCAGCGCGACGGTCGAGCAGCTGGACGGGCTGCCCGGGGTGGGGCCGGTGCTCGCCCGGAACATCGTCGACTTCCGCACCGCCCGGGGCGGGTTCCGGGCCGTGGAGGACCTCCGGCAGGTCGACGGCATCGGCGAGCGGCGGTTCGCCGAGCTGCGCAGGCTGGTGCGGCCGTGA
- the holA gene encoding DNA polymerase III subunit delta, translating into MATRKNPTDDPLAPLTLAVGQEDLLLDRAVREVVTAARATDADTDVRDLTSDQLQPGTLAELTSPSLFSERKVLIVRNAQDLGADTVKEVKAYLAAPYEEISLVLLHAGGVKGKGLLDAARKAGAREVACPKMTKAADRLSFVRGEFRTLGRSATPEACQNLVDAIGSDLRELASAAAQLCADVEGTIDEAVVGRYYTGRAEASSFTVADRAVEGRAAEALEALRWSLATGVAPVLITSALAQAVRAIGKLASAPRGARPGDLARDLGMPPWKIDRVRQQMRGWSADAVSDALRAVALADAGVKGGGDDPGYALEKAVVAVARAARPQRR; encoded by the coding sequence ATGGCCACCAGGAAGAATCCCACCGACGATCCGCTCGCCCCGCTCACCCTCGCGGTGGGGCAGGAGGACCTGCTGCTCGACCGTGCCGTACGGGAGGTGGTGACGGCCGCCCGCGCGACCGACGCCGACACCGACGTACGGGACCTCACCTCCGACCAGCTCCAGCCCGGCACGCTGGCCGAGCTGACGAGCCCCTCGCTCTTCTCCGAGCGCAAGGTCCTGATCGTGCGCAACGCGCAGGACCTGGGGGCGGACACGGTCAAGGAGGTCAAGGCGTACCTCGCCGCGCCGTACGAGGAGATCAGCCTCGTCCTCCTGCACGCGGGCGGGGTCAAGGGCAAGGGCCTGCTGGACGCGGCGCGCAAGGCGGGGGCCCGGGAGGTCGCCTGCCCGAAGATGACGAAGGCGGCGGACCGGCTGTCGTTCGTGCGGGGTGAGTTCCGGACGTTGGGGCGTTCCGCGACCCCCGAGGCGTGCCAGAACCTGGTCGACGCGATCGGCAGCGACCTGCGGGAGCTGGCGAGTGCGGCGGCGCAGCTGTGCGCGGACGTCGAGGGCACCATCGACGAGGCCGTGGTCGGCCGCTACTACACGGGCCGGGCCGAGGCCTCCAGCTTCACGGTCGCCGACCGGGCGGTCGAGGGCCGGGCCGCGGAGGCCCTCGAAGCCCTGCGCTGGTCCCTCGCGACCGGTGTGGCACCCGTGCTGATCACCAGCGCGCTGGCCCAGGCGGTCCGGGCCATCGGCAAGCTCGCCTCCGCCCCGCGCGGGGCCCGTCCGGGCGACCTGGCGCGGGACCTCGGCATGCCGCCGTGGAAGATCGACCGGGTCCGGCAGCAGATGCGGGGCTGGTCGGCGGATGCCGTGTCGGACGCGCTGCGCGCCGTGGCGCTGGCCGACGCGGGTGTGAAGGGCGGCGGCGACGACCCCGGGTACGCCCTGGAGAAGGCCGTCGTGGCAGTGGCCCGCGCGGCCCGCCCGCAGCGGCGCTGA